The nucleotide sequence GCGCGCAGTCGAACTGCAGCCAGTCGCGATCGGGGCGCATGCCGCCGTAGCGGATCAGATTGCGGGCGTCCTGGTGGCTGAACAGATTCTCGCCTGTGGCCATCGGGCCGGGATAGAATTCGGCGAGCGCGGCCTGCAGCGCGTAGTCGAGGGGATCGCCGACCTCCTCGTACCAGAACAGCGGATAATCACGCAGCATTTTTGCGTAGGCGATGCCGGTCTCCAGGTTGAAGCGGCCGTTGGCGTCAACGGCGAGCTGCGCGTCCTTGCCGATCTCCTTCAGCACCGCCTCGATGCGGGTGCGGTCCTCCTCGATCGGTGCGCCGCCGATCTTCATCTTCACGACGTTGTAGCCGCGGTCGAGATAGCCGCGCATCTCGGCCCGCAGCATCGAGAGATCCTTGCCGGGATAGTAATAGCCGCCGGCGGCGTAGACGAAGACGCGCGGATTGGCGGTGAGGCCATGCCGCTCGGCAAGCAGCCGAAACAGCGGCTTGCCCGCGATCTTCGCCACGGCGTCCCACACTGCCATGTCGATGGTGCCGACGGCGACCGAGCGCTCGCCGTGGCCGCCCGGTTTCTCATTGGTCATCATCGCGGCCCAGACCTTGTCGGGGTCGAGATTGTCGCCCGCTGCATCAAGCAGCGACTTCGGATCGGCTTCCGTGATGCGCGCGGCGAAGCGCTCGCGGATCAGCCCGCCCTGCCCGTAGCGGCCGTTGGAGTTGAAGCCGTAGCCGACGACACGCTTGCCGTTGCGGACGACGTCGGTGACGACGGCGACAAGGCTCGTCGTCATTTTGGTGAAGTCGATATAGGCGTTGCGGATCGGCGATGAGATCGGCTTGGTGATCTCGCGGACGTCGACGATGCGGACGGACATGGGGGCCTCGGTGGCTATTGTCGTCATTGCGAGGAGCTCTTGCGACGAAGCAATCCAGACAGCCTCTGCGGAAAGATTCTGGATTGCTTCGCTTCGCTCGCAATGACGAGGAGAGAGTGTGCTCCTCGCAATGACGAGGAGAGCGCGCGCCGTGCTTACGTCTTATCCCGGAAATACGGCTCCACCGGCCCGTGCACCTTGATGGTCAGCGGGTTGCCGTGGCGGTCCTTGGCGTTGCCGGCGGTGACGCGGACCCAGCCTTCGCTGATGCAGTACTCCTCGACATTGGTCTTCTCGACGCCCTTGAAGCGGATGCCGACGTCGCGCGACAGGATGTCCGCGTTGTAATAGGGGCTGTTCGGATCGACCGAGAGGCGGTCAGGAAATTCGTCGCTCATGATTGTCTCGCTCATAACAGGGTCTCGATTTGATTCCGCAGTCCTTCGGGCCGCGCGGTCGGCGCGTAGCGCGCGATCACCTTGCCGGCACGGT is from Bradyrhizobium xenonodulans and encodes:
- the tarD gene encoding D(-)-tartrate dehydratase, coding for MSVRIVDVREITKPISSPIRNAYIDFTKMTTSLVAVVTDVVRNGKRVVGYGFNSNGRYGQGGLIRERFAARITEADPKSLLDAAGDNLDPDKVWAAMMTNEKPGGHGERSVAVGTIDMAVWDAVAKIAGKPLFRLLAERHGLTANPRVFVYAAGGYYYPGKDLSMLRAEMRGYLDRGYNVVKMKIGGAPIEEDRTRIEAVLKEIGKDAQLAVDANGRFNLETGIAYAKMLRDYPLFWYEEVGDPLDYALQAALAEFYPGPMATGENLFSHQDARNLIRYGGMRPDRDWLQFDCALSYGLCEYQRTLEVLKTHGWSPSRCIPHGGHQMSLNIAAGLGLGGNESYPDLFQPYGGFPDGVRVENGHITMPELPGIGFEGKSDLYEEMKALAE
- a CDS encoding DUF3297 family protein — translated: MSETIMSDEFPDRLSVDPNSPYYNADILSRDVGIRFKGVEKTNVEEYCISEGWVRVTAGNAKDRHGNPLTIKVHGPVEPYFRDKT